A section of the Clostridium felsineum DSM 794 genome encodes:
- a CDS encoding TldD/PmbA family protein, with protein MKVKMSEFLVEKKQSIKKLIQILNKDFKYVSVLGTDSYGKKYIVQKTGIDVSDSFWNERGFVVRVYNGIGYSEYSFNELDENNIDRLAENIKHRVNDQIDKLKKSYEITQYDVIKEEKMQDSFLGEIAIPKEKANSQYIIERLTKMKDKALAISDFIIEAKAIFHQVHVSKIFISNDKDLYQSYIWSEGYITILSRKDNITRVNYSSCSGLKGPELLDEVESKVKDTADIAVRLLDAEPVKPGEYEVVCSPDVSGIIAHEAFGHGVEMDMFVKNRAKAVEYIDKPVASKLVSMRDGAKSANHVSSYLFDDEGVIGTDTVIIENGILKRGLSDTLSAMRLGSKPTGNGKRFSFERKTYARMTNTFFSEGKDKIEDMIASIKKGYLLECPYSGMEDPKNWGIQCMLNYGLEIEDGKLTGKIVSPVVLTGYVPDLLKSISMVSENVQLEGGGACGKGYKELVKVSSGGPYIKAKVRLG; from the coding sequence ATGAAGGTTAAAATGTCTGAATTTTTAGTAGAAAAAAAACAGAGCATAAAAAAACTTATACAAATATTAAATAAAGATTTTAAATATGTATCTGTTTTAGGCACTGATTCTTATGGTAAAAAATACATAGTGCAAAAGACAGGTATTGATGTATCTGATTCTTTTTGGAATGAAAGAGGTTTTGTAGTAAGGGTATACAATGGAATAGGTTATTCTGAATATTCCTTTAACGAGTTGGACGAAAATAATATAGATAGGTTAGCAGAAAATATAAAACATAGAGTAAATGATCAAATAGATAAGTTAAAAAAATCTTATGAAATAACTCAATATGATGTTATTAAAGAAGAAAAAATGCAAGATAGCTTTTTGGGGGAAATTGCAATACCTAAAGAAAAGGCTAATAGTCAATATATAATAGAAAGGCTCACTAAGATGAAGGATAAAGCTTTAGCTATATCTGATTTTATAATTGAAGCAAAGGCTATATTTCATCAAGTACATGTGTCAAAAATTTTTATTTCAAATGATAAGGATTTATATCAATCATATATATGGAGCGAAGGATATATAACAATTTTATCAAGAAAAGATAATATTACAAGAGTAAACTATTCATCATGTTCTGGATTAAAAGGACCTGAATTATTAGATGAAGTAGAGAGTAAAGTTAAAGACACAGCAGATATAGCTGTTAGGTTATTAGATGCTGAGCCAGTAAAACCAGGCGAGTATGAAGTTGTATGTTCTCCAGATGTATCAGGAATAATTGCACATGAAGCCTTTGGACATGGTGTTGAAATGGATATGTTTGTAAAAAATAGAGCAAAAGCTGTTGAATATATAGATAAACCAGTAGCTTCAAAACTAGTATCTATGCGTGATGGAGCCAAAAGTGCAAACCATGTATCGTCATATTTATTTGATGATGAGGGTGTTATAGGAACTGATACGGTAATAATAGAAAATGGAATATTAAAAAGAGGGCTTTCAGATACTCTATCTGCTATGAGATTAGGTAGTAAACCTACAGGTAACGGTAAGAGATTTTCATTTGAAAGAAAAACTTATGCAAGAATGACAAATACCTTTTTTTCGGAAGGAAAAGATAAGATTGAAGATATGATAGCTTCAATAAAGAAGGGATATTTACTAGAATGTCCTTATAGTGGTATGGAGGATCCTAAGAATTGGGGCATCCAGTGTATGCTTAATTATGGATTAGAAATTGAAGATGGAAAATTAACTGGAAAAATTGTATCACCAGTAGTGTTAACGGGTTATGTACCTGACCTTTTAAAATCAATTTCTATGGTTTCTGAGAATGTTCAGCTTGAAGGTGGAGGAGCTTGTGGAAAAGGATATAAAGAGCTAGTAAAAGTTTCAAGTGGTGGACCATATATTAAAGCTAAAGTGAGGTTAGGATAA
- a CDS encoding IS256 family transposase produces MNEGKRNIISALIDEYDIQSAEDIQEALKDLLGGTIQSMLEGEMDEHLGYEPYERAETTNSRNGKKQKRIRSKYGEMNIDVPQDRESSFEPKIVQKHQKDISGIEEKIISMYAKGLSTRQISEQIEDIYGFEVSEGMVSNITNKLLPEIEAWQHRPLSTVYPIVFIDAVHFSVRENNVIRKLAAYIILGINNEGRKEVLSINIGENESSKYWLSALNELKNRGVQDILILCADGLTGIKESISVAFPNTEYQRCIVHQVRNTLKYVSDKDKKEFAKDLKTIYHAPSEEIAYKQLEEITGKWEKHYPNSMKSWKSNWDAISPIFKFSADVRKVIYTTNAIESLNSTYRRLNRQRTVFPSDTSLLKALYLATFEATKKWRLPLRNWGKVYGELSIMYEGRLTE; encoded by the coding sequence ATGAATGAAGGAAAAAGAAATATTATATCAGCTCTTATAGACGAGTATGATATTCAGTCAGCTGAGGATATTCAGGAAGCTTTAAAAGATCTATTAGGTGGAACTATTCAATCTATGCTTGAAGGTGAAATGGACGAGCATTTAGGCTATGAACCATATGAACGAGCCGAAACTACAAACTCAAGAAATGGGAAAAAACAAAAAAGAATTCGAAGCAAATATGGTGAGATGAATATAGATGTACCACAGGATAGAGAAAGTTCTTTTGAACCTAAAATAGTACAAAAACACCAGAAAGATATTTCTGGTATAGAAGAAAAAATTATTTCTATGTATGCTAAAGGATTAAGTACCAGACAAATTTCAGAACAAATTGAAGATATATATGGGTTTGAAGTTAGTGAAGGAATGGTTTCAAATATAACCAATAAACTTCTTCCTGAAATAGAAGCATGGCAACATAGACCTTTATCTACAGTATATCCAATTGTTTTCATTGATGCAGTTCATTTTTCCGTAAGGGAAAATAACGTTATACGTAAGCTTGCAGCTTACATTATTCTTGGTATAAATAATGAAGGCAGAAAAGAAGTACTTTCTATAAATATTGGAGAAAATGAAAGCAGTAAATATTGGCTTAGTGCTCTCAATGAATTAAAAAATAGAGGTGTTCAAGATATCCTTATCCTTTGTGCAGATGGTCTTACAGGGATAAAGGAATCTATATCAGTAGCTTTTCCAAATACTGAATATCAACGTTGTATAGTTCATCAAGTAAGAAATACATTAAAGTATGTTTCTGATAAAGATAAAAAAGAATTTGCAAAAGATTTAAAAACTATATATCATGCACCTTCTGAGGAAATTGCATATAAGCAATTAGAAGAAATCACTGGAAAATGGGAAAAACATTATCCTAACTCAATGAAAAGCTGGAAATCAAATTGGGATGCTATTAGCCCTATTTTTAAGTTCTCTGCTGATGTAAGAAAAGTTATTTATACTACAAATGCAATCGAAAGTCTCAACAGCACATATCGTAGATTAAATAGACAAAGAACTGTATTTCCAAGCGATACATCACTTTTAAAAGCTTTATACCTTGCTACTTTTGAAGCTACAAAAAAATGGCGTTTGCCACTAAGAAATTGGGGTAAAGTGTACGGTGAATTATCCATTATGTATGAAGGACGACTTACTGAATAA
- a CDS encoding putative quinol monooxygenase — MVKVVAKNFIKEEKIEDFLKISKELVELTVTQDKGCIKYEMYQDLNDKTILTMIEEWESMEFLQKHMQSKHFKRLVPMMGEYSKKQGETNIYTKAV; from the coding sequence GTGGTAAAGGTAGTAGCGAAAAACTTTATTAAAGAAGAGAAAATAGAAGATTTTTTAAAGATATCAAAAGAATTAGTAGAACTTACAGTTACTCAGGACAAAGGATGTATAAAATATGAGATGTATCAAGATTTGAATGATAAAACAATTCTTACTATGATTGAAGAATGGGAAAGCATGGAGTTTTTACAAAAACACATGCAATCTAAACATTTTAAAAGATTAGTGCCTATGATGGGGGAATATTCTAAAAAGCAAGGAGAAACGAATATATACACAAAAGCAGTATAA
- a CDS encoding TldD/PmbA family protein, with translation MVSRIKEILESKSIDDYKIIEEKINSEEAFFVKKDIDMTRSKEVHHYKVTVYKDFEENEVKYRGSSTFNVDPTMNDKEINEIIEDGIFAAGFVKNAYYDIPKMETAEIKNVESKFSEGTLADWMPKLVEALYKSDNEKNGEINSAEMFLNKKYKRIITSYGVDLSYESYEGMIEFITSWKETDEEIELYKMLTFSDYDPEAISKAASEMLFLAKERAKAKNTVNSGKYKLILSGSPVKEVLSYYLDKSNANNIYNKISTFKMEDSIQGDNIKGDSINLILDPSVKNSIYSSPIDDDGVVLSKTQILENGKLKNYHGDLRHSYYLKNKPTGVIKNFVVETGSKSIEEMKKEPYLELVAFSDFQMDSTTGDFGGEIRLGWYFDGEKTIPVTGGSLNINIQDVQNNIFLSKEMQSENGFIGPKAIEMKNITIAGK, from the coding sequence ATGGTAAGTAGAATAAAGGAAATATTAGAGAGTAAAAGTATTGATGACTATAAGATTATAGAAGAAAAGATAAATTCAGAGGAAGCGTTTTTTGTTAAAAAAGATATAGATATGACAAGAAGTAAGGAAGTACATCATTATAAGGTTACTGTATATAAAGATTTTGAGGAGAATGAGGTTAAATATAGAGGAAGTTCTACATTTAATGTAGATCCAACTATGAATGATAAAGAGATTAATGAAATAATAGAAGATGGGATTTTTGCAGCTGGTTTTGTAAAAAATGCATATTATGATATTCCTAAAATGGAAACAGCAGAAATTAAAAATGTTGAAAGTAAATTCTCAGAAGGTACATTAGCAGATTGGATGCCTAAATTAGTAGAAGCTTTATATAAAAGTGATAATGAAAAAAATGGTGAAATTAATTCAGCTGAGATGTTTTTAAACAAAAAGTATAAAAGAATAATTACATCTTATGGGGTAGATTTAAGCTATGAAAGTTATGAAGGTATGATTGAATTTATAACATCTTGGAAGGAAACAGATGAGGAGATTGAATTATATAAGATGTTAACTTTCTCAGATTATGATCCAGAAGCAATATCAAAAGCTGCTAGTGAAATGCTATTTTTAGCTAAAGAAAGAGCTAAGGCTAAAAATACAGTTAATTCAGGAAAATATAAACTCATACTAAGTGGAAGTCCTGTGAAAGAAGTTTTAAGCTATTATTTAGATAAATCTAATGCTAATAATATTTACAATAAAATATCTACCTTTAAAATGGAAGATTCCATTCAAGGAGATAATATCAAGGGAGATTCAATAAACTTAATTCTTGATCCTAGTGTAAAGAATTCTATATATTCATCACCAATAGATGATGATGGAGTTGTTTTATCAAAGACTCAAATCTTAGAAAATGGAAAACTTAAAAATTATCATGGAGATTTAAGACATAGCTATTACTTGAAAAACAAACCCACAGGAGTAATTAAAAATTTTGTTGTAGAGACCGGAAGTAAGAGTATAGAAGAAATGAAAAAGGAACCATATTTAGAGCTCGTAGCTTTCTCTGATTTTCAAATGGATTCAACAACAGGAGATTTTGGAGGAGAAATAAGACTTGGATGGTATTTTGATGGTGAAAAAACTATACCTGTTACAGGAGGTTCTCTAAATATAAATATACAAGATGTGCAGAATAATATCTTCTTGTCAAAAGAAATGCAGAGTGAAAATGGATTTATAGGACCTAAGGCGATAGAAATGAAGAATATAACTATAGCAGGAAAGTAA
- a CDS encoding methyl-accepting chemotaxis protein: MFRKIKNVKISNIIIFMGVFSILLTSIVGFLGFNNMQKINNNVKSMYNQNLMPISDIGGIKSEFLKIRLDATNAARSTSYSSEYDSNIKNYDNSIKTYLENFIGSGLDSSEKTYIGAFNSNYEEYLNLWAELNSALKTGGKITESKANRFAQLGDIIDKSLTTLRDYETKKAQLVMNSSDSIYSSSNEAFIIVLMFAIFISTFICAAVVKIIKSSSREIIENLESVANCDFTVKVDSSPKNEFGIMSSSLEKTIINISNMINDIKSKFDDIDSKSHDLASVAEEMTSSSANVSIAIQETAKGTSEQSQNLLDINNAIDKFSHELDKVVESINSIDDNSKGITNLANNSGTNMETLLSSVDNLSDSFNEFITKISTLEQDVNRINEITDLINNIADQTNLLALNAAIEAQRAGESGKGFAVVAEEIRTLAEQSKASSENIGILIKDIVNNMGNMLDSSNLMNKELDGQTNIINVTISSFKNIIQKIGEVIPKIEIANMSAMNINEKKMSIVSSIENSSAVSEEIASAAEEIAASAEEMSLSAKSVGQTSENLNVMTKKMHRDLIKFKVIKA; encoded by the coding sequence ATGTTTAGGAAAATAAAAAATGTAAAAATATCAAATATAATTATATTTATGGGTGTATTTTCTATACTTTTAACTTCTATTGTTGGTTTTCTCGGTTTCAATAACATGCAGAAGATAAATAATAATGTTAAAAGTATGTATAATCAAAACTTAATGCCAATTTCTGATATCGGTGGAATAAAATCAGAGTTTTTAAAAATACGTCTTGATGCTACTAATGCTGCAAGAAGTACAAGCTATAGTTCTGAGTACGACTCTAATATAAAAAATTATGATAATAGTATAAAGACTTATCTTGAGAACTTCATAGGCAGTGGTTTAGATTCAAGTGAAAAAACTTATATAGGAGCTTTTAATTCTAACTATGAAGAATACTTGAATTTATGGGCAGAATTAAATTCTGCATTAAAGACTGGTGGGAAAATAACAGAAAGCAAGGCAAATAGATTTGCACAACTTGGTGATATAATAGATAAATCCCTTACTACTTTAAGAGATTATGAAACTAAAAAAGCTCAATTGGTTATGAATTCAAGTGATTCAATATATTCTTCTAGTAATGAAGCTTTTATTATAGTATTGATGTTTGCCATTTTCATATCAACCTTTATTTGTGCTGCAGTTGTAAAAATTATTAAAAGTTCATCAAGAGAAATTATAGAGAATTTAGAATCAGTTGCTAATTGTGATTTCACTGTTAAAGTGGATAGTAGCCCTAAAAACGAATTTGGCATAATGAGCAGCTCTTTGGAAAAAACTATAATAAATATCTCAAATATGATAAATGATATAAAATCTAAGTTTGATGATATAGATTCAAAATCTCATGATTTAGCTTCTGTTGCAGAGGAAATGACTTCTTCTTCTGCTAATGTTTCAATAGCTATACAGGAAACTGCTAAGGGAACATCAGAACAATCTCAAAATTTACTTGATATAAATAATGCAATAGATAAATTTAGTCATGAATTAGATAAAGTTGTAGAGTCTATAAATAGTATTGATGATAATTCAAAAGGAATTACTAATTTGGCTAACAATAGTGGAACTAACATGGAAACACTTTTATCTTCAGTTGATAACTTAAGTGATTCCTTCAATGAATTTATAACAAAGATATCTACCTTAGAACAAGACGTAAACAGGATAAATGAAATAACAGACTTAATTAATAACATTGCTGATCAGACAAACCTTTTAGCTTTAAATGCTGCGATAGAAGCTCAAAGGGCAGGAGAATCTGGAAAGGGATTTGCTGTTGTGGCAGAAGAGATAAGAACTCTTGCAGAGCAATCAAAAGCTTCTTCTGAAAATATTGGCATTTTAATAAAGGACATTGTAAATAATATGGGTAATATGCTAGATAGCTCAAATCTTATGAACAAAGAGCTAGATGGTCAGACAAATATAATTAATGTTACTATAAGTTCCTTTAAAAATATAATTCAAAAAATAGGTGAAGTAATACCAAAGATAGAGATAGCAAATATGTCTGCTATGAACATTAACGAAAAGAAAATGAGCATAGTATCAAGTATAGAAAACAGTTCTGCCGTATCAGAAGAGATAGCTTCTGCTGCTGAAGAAATAGCAGCCTCAGCTGAAGAAATGAGCTTGTCGGCCAAAAGTGTTGGACAAACTTCTGAAAATTTAAATGTAATGACTAAAAAAATGCATAGAGATTTAATTAAATTTAAAGTTATAAAAGCTTAA